The Candidatus Limnocylindrales bacterium region CTCGATGTTGGTGCCGTAAAGCTTGCGCACGGTACCGGCCTCGGCCTTGGCGGGGTCGGTCGCGCCGAGCAGCTCGCGGTGCCGCAGGATCGCGTTCGGGCCTTCGAGCGCGGAGACGACGACCGGCCCTTCGGTCATGAACGTGCAGAGGTCGCCGAAGAACGGACGCGCCTTGTGCACCGCGTAGAAGCCTTCGGCCTGCACGCGCGTGAGCTGGATCATCTTGGTCGCGACGATCGTGAGCCCGCCCTTTTCGAAGATCGAGAAGATTCCGCCGATCGCGTTCTTC contains the following coding sequences:
- the ndk gene encoding nucleoside-diphosphate kinase, giving the protein MSERTLSIVKPDAVAKNAIGGIFSIFEKGGLTIVATKMIQLTRVQAEGFYAVHKARPFFGDLCTFMTEGPVVVSALEGPNAILRHRELLGATDPAKAEAGTVRKLYGTNIERNAAHGSDAPETAAFEIGYFFNALEIQGR